The following coding sequences are from one Rutidosis leptorrhynchoides isolate AG116_Rl617_1_P2 chromosome 11, CSIRO_AGI_Rlap_v1, whole genome shotgun sequence window:
- the LOC139874959 gene encoding uncharacterized protein, which translates to MGSSTINTPYIGNLKHHHSKHLSFFLLYYLKPLPDLNMDSAIIPIREIKPELVNFAIRVKVIRMWTQKGYGFDKDKLINELILVDEQGDKIGLTIKNRLRPKFVKKLSEDGNYVIKNLSVATVNKLYKSAHWSHNFKLSCTFNTTVTRVNEWSGQPNRFNFVAFTDIRSMAVDFGVSVDIIGKLSGFGEITPYTKGGQNTYYMKGDLKDIEFVAVHGDEVPLDRYAPALNCTSLTSKTWQSGCTPIRLDELDPSLSGNYIALAKITAIIPDDDWYYVACLKCTRKVKATDDLDELTLDTDGILGREYECRKCGPKPKVQIRVTNDTGSASLWIFEDDVTKFIKPSAYELKKAITPDEETPAELQKLVGKELLFKIEVGDYNLKKNYHVYTVKEVSNDENHLAEYLEEVVGIDQMLPNNDDLDADIDDTSATLDNSVTEGNNVPDAGNVPTVVTPPKKRTKIAVQSTPGSVGSSTSKTKKDLLKNKAVED; encoded by the exons ATGGGCTCTTCAACTATAAATACTCCGTATATCGGTAATCTTAAGCACCATCATTCAAAGCATTTATCTTTCTTCCTTCTGTACTATCTCAAACCT CTACCAGATCT CAACATGGATTCAGCTATTATCCCAATTCGTGAAATCAAGCCAGAGTTGGTGAATTTCGCTATCCGGGTGAAAGTGATAAGAATGTGGACACAAAAGGGTTACGGCTTTGACAAAGATAAGCTCATCAATGAACTCATTCTTGTCGATGAACAG GGTGACAAGATTGGGTTGACAATCAAAAATAGGCTTAGGCCGAAATTTGTTAAGAAACTAAGCGAAGACGGAAACTATGTCATCAAGAATCTTAGTGTAGCAACTGTTAACAAGCTGTACAAGTCAGCACATTGGAGCCACAACTTTAAACTGTCTTGCACCTTCAACACTACTGTCACGAGAGTGAACGAATGGAGTGGACAACCCAACCGTTTTAATTTTGTTGCTTTTACTGATATTAGATCCATGGCTGTGGATTTTGGAGTATCTGTTG ATATCATTGGGAAGCTATCTGGATTTGGGGAAATCACTCCTTATACCAAGGGTGGCCAAAACACATACTACATGAAAGGGGACCTTAAAGACATCGA GTTCGTTGCGGTACATGGTGATGAAGTCCCGTTGGACAGATATGCTCCTGCTCTTAATTGCACAAGCTTGACATCCAAGACATGGCAGTCTGGATGCACTCCAATTAGGCTCGATGAGCTGGACCCAAGTCTG AGTGGCAACTATATTGCATTAGCCAAAATCACTGCAATCATACCAGATGATGATTGGTATTATGTAGCCTGTCTCAAGTGTACACGAAAGGTTAAGGCAACAGATGATCTGGACGAGTTGACTTTAGACACCGATGGCATACTTGGTCGTGAATATGAATGCCGTAAATGCGGCCCTAAACCAAAA GTACAGATTCGTGTTACCAATGACACTGGGTCTGCGTCTTTGTGGATCTTTGAAGATGATGTAACCAAGTTCATTAAACCATCAGCTTATGAACTGAAGAAAGCGATAACTCCTGATGAAGAAACTCCTGCGGAACTACAAAAGTTAGTTGGTAAAGAACTTTTGTTCAAAATAGAGGTGGGTGATTATAATTTAAAGAAAAATTATCATGTTTATACCGTGAAGGAGGTATCAAATGATGAAAACCACTTGGCTGAGTATTTAGAGGAGGTGGTGGGGATTGACCAG ATGTTGCCCAACAATGATGATTTGGATGCTGACATTGATGATACCTCTGCTACG CTGGACAACTCTGTGACAGAAGGCAATAACGTACCAGATGCTGGGAATGTGCCTACTGTTGTGACTCCTCCGAAGAAACGCACCAAAATTGCTGTGCAGTCCACCCCTGGGTCTGTCGGATCTTCAACCTCGAAAACCAAGAAGGATTTGCTCAAAAATAAGGCAGTTGAGGATTAA